Proteins encoded together in one Osmerus eperlanus chromosome 20, fOsmEpe2.1, whole genome shotgun sequence window:
- the pygo2 gene encoding pygopus homolog 2 isoform X1: MAAESGRLLAGQGQGKRGKGSQMKSPEKKKRKTNTQGAAFSHLSEFAPPPTPMVDHLVASNPFDDDFGPPSRPGGGGGPGGGPFLPSPGAGGGGGYGGGGRMGGGMGFMGGPGGPGGGQPGRRPPFGPPPPNAGPHHQLGFGGMPGFGGPGGGGGGGGGGFPPGGPAQFNMPPNFSPPMHPGPGFNPMLSPGGMGGPGPGGGGPPHPRFGMPPQQQHGQGGHPFNSPPLPGGGGPRGPPHGPMNPMGGMSGGMNMMGGMGVGPGGNMVGGLSGLPPQGQFPPSQDGPYPGPSPPGNEEGKNFGGGPQPGPPQQQQPNMNPNGPPPNNNSGPPPNSGPPQPSFPGHPDVQQPNPNTPGQPSSAPSQPNPNSSPTGPLNGSQPQQPPPNQLQPPNSANNSNNQSQQQPTPPNSVPGSAPYNQQNNTLGGGPMSNAPPNSTQNNMTNNSGGNTPGSNPNPPSNSTSTPNTQSPLPPGPAAPSIGPGSGPGKLGGSGMVFPCGFCLSEVHDDQDAILCEASCQRWFHRDCTGLTEPAYGLLTRESAAVWACDFCLKTKEIQAVYVRQGLGQLVAANEG, encoded by the exons ATGGCTGCCGAATCGGGGAGACTACTGGCGGGACAAGGTCAAGGAAAACGAGGCAAAG GTTCACAAATGAAAAGcccagagaaaaaaaagagaaaaaccaACACTCAG GGGGCAGCATTCTCCCACCTCTCTGAGTTTGCGCCCCCACCTACCCCTATGGTAGACCACTTAGTGGCGTCCAACCCATTTGACGATGACTTTGGCCCTCCATCaagaccaggaggggggggtggtccAGGAGGAGGTCCGTTCCTTCCCAGCCCAGGggcaggtggtggaggtgggtatggaggtggagggagaatgGGTGGAGGCATGGGCTTCATGGGAGGccctggaggaccaggaggCGGGCAGCCCGGACGCAGACCACCCTTTGGCCCTCCGCCACCCAACGCTGGACCACACCACCAGTTGGGCTTTGGAGGTATGCCTGGCTTTGGTGGaccagggggtggaggaggtgggggcggaggagggttCCCCCCAGGGGGTCCGGCACAGTTCAACATGCCCCCCAACTTCAGTCCGCCCATGCACCCCGGACCAGGGTTCAACCCCATGCTATCCCCTGGAGGTATGGGGGGGCCTGGTCCCGGAGGAGGTGGACCACCACACCCCCGTTTTGGAATGCCCCCTCAGCAACAGCATGGGCAGGGAGGGCATCCCTTCAACAGCCCCCCCTTGCCTGGTGGTGGAGGCCCCAGGGGACCCCCTCATGGCCCCATGAATCCCATGGGGGGGATGTCTGGTGGAATGAACATGATGGGCGGCATGGGGGTTGGCCCTGGTGGAAACATGGTGGGAGGGCTCTCGGGGTTACCTCCTCAAGGACAGTTTCCTCCTTCGCAAGATGGGCCTTACCCTGGCCCCAGTCCCCCAGGGAACGAGGAGGGAAAGAATTTTGGTGGTGGACCCCAGCCCGGgcctccccagcagcagcagcctaaCATGAATCCCAACGGCCCCCCTCCTAACAACAACTCTGGACCCCCCCCTAACTCTGGCCCTCCCCAGCCCAGTTTCCCTGGCCACCCGGACGTCCAGCAGCCCAACCCCAACACCCCTGGCCAGCCGTCTTCAGCTCCGTCCCAGCCCAACCCCAACTCCTCACCTACGGGCCCACTGAATGGCTCCCAACCCCAGCAACCACCACCCAATCAGCTCCAGCCACCGAACTCTGCCAACAACTCcaacaaccaatcacagcaaCAGCCTACTCCTCCCAACTCTGTTCCaggctctgccccctacaaccagCAGAACAACACTCTAGGTGGAGGCCCAATGTCCAATGCCCCCCCCAACTCTACCCAGAACAACATGACAAACAACAGTGGGGGGAATACTCCAGGTAGCAACCCAAACCCTCCCTCcaactccacctccaccccgaaCACCCAGTCCCCATTGCCCCCCGGCCCCGCTGCCCCCTCCATTGGCCCAGGCTCTGGCCCTGGAAAGCTGGGTGGCTCAGGGATGGTGTTCCCTTGCGGCTTTTGCTTGTCGGAGGTGCATGACGATCAGGATGCCATCTTATGTGAGGCGTCATGCCAGCGTTGGTTCCACCGCGACTGTACGGGTCTGACGGAGCCGGCGTATGGGTTGCTGACCCGGGAAAGTGCCGCCGTCTGGGCTTGTGACTTCTGTCTCAAGACCAAGGAGATCCAGGCTGTGTATGTCCGCCAGGGCCTCGGCCAGTTAGTTGCAGCTAATGAAGGCTGA
- the pygo2 gene encoding pygopus homolog 2 isoform X2 → MKSPEKKKRKTNTQGAAFSHLSEFAPPPTPMVDHLVASNPFDDDFGPPSRPGGGGGPGGGPFLPSPGAGGGGGYGGGGRMGGGMGFMGGPGGPGGGQPGRRPPFGPPPPNAGPHHQLGFGGMPGFGGPGGGGGGGGGGFPPGGPAQFNMPPNFSPPMHPGPGFNPMLSPGGMGGPGPGGGGPPHPRFGMPPQQQHGQGGHPFNSPPLPGGGGPRGPPHGPMNPMGGMSGGMNMMGGMGVGPGGNMVGGLSGLPPQGQFPPSQDGPYPGPSPPGNEEGKNFGGGPQPGPPQQQQPNMNPNGPPPNNNSGPPPNSGPPQPSFPGHPDVQQPNPNTPGQPSSAPSQPNPNSSPTGPLNGSQPQQPPPNQLQPPNSANNSNNQSQQQPTPPNSVPGSAPYNQQNNTLGGGPMSNAPPNSTQNNMTNNSGGNTPGSNPNPPSNSTSTPNTQSPLPPGPAAPSIGPGSGPGKLGGSGMVFPCGFCLSEVHDDQDAILCEASCQRWFHRDCTGLTEPAYGLLTRESAAVWACDFCLKTKEIQAVYVRQGLGQLVAANEG, encoded by the exons ATGAAAAGcccagagaaaaaaaagagaaaaaccaACACTCAG GGGGCAGCATTCTCCCACCTCTCTGAGTTTGCGCCCCCACCTACCCCTATGGTAGACCACTTAGTGGCGTCCAACCCATTTGACGATGACTTTGGCCCTCCATCaagaccaggaggggggggtggtccAGGAGGAGGTCCGTTCCTTCCCAGCCCAGGggcaggtggtggaggtgggtatggaggtggagggagaatgGGTGGAGGCATGGGCTTCATGGGAGGccctggaggaccaggaggCGGGCAGCCCGGACGCAGACCACCCTTTGGCCCTCCGCCACCCAACGCTGGACCACACCACCAGTTGGGCTTTGGAGGTATGCCTGGCTTTGGTGGaccagggggtggaggaggtgggggcggaggagggttCCCCCCAGGGGGTCCGGCACAGTTCAACATGCCCCCCAACTTCAGTCCGCCCATGCACCCCGGACCAGGGTTCAACCCCATGCTATCCCCTGGAGGTATGGGGGGGCCTGGTCCCGGAGGAGGTGGACCACCACACCCCCGTTTTGGAATGCCCCCTCAGCAACAGCATGGGCAGGGAGGGCATCCCTTCAACAGCCCCCCCTTGCCTGGTGGTGGAGGCCCCAGGGGACCCCCTCATGGCCCCATGAATCCCATGGGGGGGATGTCTGGTGGAATGAACATGATGGGCGGCATGGGGGTTGGCCCTGGTGGAAACATGGTGGGAGGGCTCTCGGGGTTACCTCCTCAAGGACAGTTTCCTCCTTCGCAAGATGGGCCTTACCCTGGCCCCAGTCCCCCAGGGAACGAGGAGGGAAAGAATTTTGGTGGTGGACCCCAGCCCGGgcctccccagcagcagcagcctaaCATGAATCCCAACGGCCCCCCTCCTAACAACAACTCTGGACCCCCCCCTAACTCTGGCCCTCCCCAGCCCAGTTTCCCTGGCCACCCGGACGTCCAGCAGCCCAACCCCAACACCCCTGGCCAGCCGTCTTCAGCTCCGTCCCAGCCCAACCCCAACTCCTCACCTACGGGCCCACTGAATGGCTCCCAACCCCAGCAACCACCACCCAATCAGCTCCAGCCACCGAACTCTGCCAACAACTCcaacaaccaatcacagcaaCAGCCTACTCCTCCCAACTCTGTTCCaggctctgccccctacaaccagCAGAACAACACTCTAGGTGGAGGCCCAATGTCCAATGCCCCCCCCAACTCTACCCAGAACAACATGACAAACAACAGTGGGGGGAATACTCCAGGTAGCAACCCAAACCCTCCCTCcaactccacctccaccccgaaCACCCAGTCCCCATTGCCCCCCGGCCCCGCTGCCCCCTCCATTGGCCCAGGCTCTGGCCCTGGAAAGCTGGGTGGCTCAGGGATGGTGTTCCCTTGCGGCTTTTGCTTGTCGGAGGTGCATGACGATCAGGATGCCATCTTATGTGAGGCGTCATGCCAGCGTTGGTTCCACCGCGACTGTACGGGTCTGACGGAGCCGGCGTATGGGTTGCTGACCCGGGAAAGTGCCGCCGTCTGGGCTTGTGACTTCTGTCTCAAGACCAAGGAGATCCAGGCTGTGTATGTCCGCCAGGGCCTCGGCCAGTTAGTTGCAGCTAATGAAGGCTGA